The following proteins are co-located in the Kiritimatiellaceae bacterium genome:
- a CDS encoding phosphoenolpyruvate carboxykinase (GTP), with the protein MTAPTKNKKLLNWVAEIQKMCTPDRVVWCDGSKKEYDSLMAEMVASGMAIKLNEKKRPNSFAFNSDPSDVARVENRTYIASVKQEDAGPTNNWIDPVELKKTMTALYTGCMKGRTMYVIPFSMGPIGSDIAKIGVEITDSPYVVVNMQIMTRMSPKVLEVLGEDGEFIPCLHSIGAPLEPGQKDSRWPCAPIEQKYIAHFPEENLIWSYGSGYGGNALLGKKCLALRIASNMARKEGWMAEHMLILRFTNPQGKKFHIAAAFPSACGKTNLAMLQSTVPGWKVETIGDDIAWMKPGKDGRLYAINPEAGFFGVAPGTSKASNPMALESCRKDAIFTNVVVTDDLDVWWEDMGVECAGGTDWKGKPFTPGQKDAEGKKILGAHPNSRFTARAALCPVICSDWENPAGVPIDIFVFGGRRTTTMPLVHEALDFNHGVYMGSTAASEATAAALDVKSAIRFDPFAMTPFIGYHAGDYMSHWFEMGDLLGDKAPRCFYVNWFRKDKNGKWLWPGFGDNSRVLKWMCERVEGKVGAKETAIGLMPKDGDLTLDGLNIPAEDWTELMKVDTELFKSTLDEAKEYLAKLGSKLPARMMVQFEALKKRLG; encoded by the coding sequence ATGACGGCACCGACAAAAAATAAGAAGCTGCTCAACTGGGTGGCGGAAATACAAAAAATGTGTACGCCTGACCGCGTGGTCTGGTGCGATGGCTCGAAAAAAGAGTACGACAGTCTGATGGCCGAAATGGTGGCCAGCGGCATGGCGATCAAGTTGAACGAGAAGAAACGTCCGAACAGCTTTGCCTTCAATTCCGATCCGTCCGACGTGGCGCGTGTTGAAAACCGCACCTACATCGCGTCAGTGAAGCAGGAAGATGCCGGTCCGACCAACAACTGGATTGATCCGGTTGAACTCAAGAAGACGATGACGGCGCTTTACACCGGTTGCATGAAGGGCCGCACAATGTACGTTATCCCGTTCTCGATGGGCCCGATCGGTTCTGACATCGCTAAGATCGGCGTCGAAATTACCGACTCGCCGTACGTGGTCGTTAATATGCAGATCATGACTCGTATGAGTCCCAAGGTGCTCGAAGTTCTTGGTGAAGACGGCGAGTTTATTCCCTGCCTGCACTCCATCGGCGCTCCGCTCGAACCCGGACAGAAAGACAGTCGTTGGCCCTGCGCGCCGATCGAACAGAAATATATCGCTCACTTCCCGGAAGAAAACCTGATCTGGTCCTACGGTTCCGGCTACGGCGGAAACGCGTTGCTCGGCAAAAAGTGCCTTGCACTTCGTATCGCTTCCAACATGGCCCGCAAGGAAGGCTGGATGGCTGAGCACATGCTCATCCTGCGCTTCACCAATCCGCAGGGTAAAAAGTTCCACATTGCGGCGGCGTTCCCGTCCGCTTGCGGCAAAACCAATCTGGCGATGCTTCAGTCCACCGTTCCGGGCTGGAAGGTTGAAACCATCGGCGACGATATCGCCTGGATGAAGCCCGGCAAGGACGGACGTCTCTATGCGATCAATCCGGAAGCCGGATTCTTCGGCGTTGCGCCGGGAACCTCGAAAGCATCCAACCCGATGGCTCTCGAAAGCTGCCGTAAAGATGCGATCTTCACCAACGTGGTCGTCACGGACGATCTGGATGTGTGGTGGGAAGACATGGGCGTAGAGTGCGCAGGCGGAACCGACTGGAAGGGTAAGCCCTTCACGCCGGGTCAGAAAGATGCGGAAGGCAAGAAGATCCTTGGTGCTCACCCGAACAGTCGCTTCACCGCGCGTGCCGCGCTCTGCCCGGTGATCTGTTCCGACTGGGAAAATCCGGCTGGCGTGCCGATCGATATCTTTGTGTTCGGCGGACGTCGCACAACCACGATGCCGCTGGTTCACGAAGCCTTGGATTTCAATCACGGTGTTTACATGGGTTCCACCGCCGCTTCCGAAGCGACGGCTGCCGCCCTTGACGTGAAGTCGGCGATTCGGTTCGACCCGTTCGCGATGACGCCGTTCATTGGCTACCATGCTGGTGACTATATGAGCCACTGGTTCGAAATGGGCGATCTGCTGGGCGACAAGGCTCCGCGCTGTTTCTACGTTAACTGGTTCCGCAAGGACAAGAACGGCAAGTGGCTCTGGCCCGGTTTCGGCGATAACAGCCGCGTCCTGAAATGGATGTGCGAACGCGTCGAAGGTAAAGTCGGTGCCAAAGAAACGGCAATCGGTCTGATGCCGAAAGACGGCGACCTGACGCTCGACGGCCTGAACATTCCGGCTGAAGACTGGACGGAACTGATGAAGGTGGACACGGAGCTGTTTAAATCAACGCTGGATGAAGCTAAAGAATATCTGGCGAAGCTAGGCTCCAAGTTGCCGGCCCGTATGATGGTGCAGTTCGAAGCGCTCAAAAAGCGTCTCGGCTAA
- a CDS encoding MBL fold metallo-hydrolase, translating into MNVEILSVGPFEVNCAIVWGDAKQALVIDPGHDAADIEAVLRQNELIVAAYLLTHGHADHLCALAELYAARPAPIYIHAEDFKWAFGQQNQILPYYPVPEKPVTEFIHPERSKDLKIADLSFQTLETPGHTKGCICFYFEQEKVIFTGDTLFKGTCGRTDLPGGDGRILAQSLKKLAALPDDVTVHPGHNESTTIGYEKKTNFFMQQAAR; encoded by the coding sequence ATGAATGTTGAAATCCTCTCCGTCGGCCCTTTTGAAGTAAATTGCGCCATCGTCTGGGGCGATGCAAAACAGGCGCTCGTCATTGACCCCGGCCATGACGCCGCCGATATTGAGGCCGTGCTCCGGCAGAATGAACTCATCGTCGCCGCCTACCTCTTAACCCACGGCCACGCCGACCACCTCTGCGCCCTCGCCGAACTGTACGCCGCCCGCCCCGCGCCGATTTACATCCACGCCGAAGATTTTAAATGGGCCTTTGGACAGCAAAACCAGATCCTGCCCTACTATCCCGTCCCCGAAAAACCCGTCACCGAGTTCATTCACCCCGAAAGATCCAAGGATTTAAAAATCGCAGACCTCAGCTTCCAGACGTTGGAAACCCCCGGTCACACCAAAGGTTGCATCTGCTTCTACTTCGAACAGGAAAAAGTCATCTTCACCGGAGACACCCTCTTCAAAGGAACCTGCGGACGCACCGACCTGCCCGGCGGCGACGGACGCATTCTCGCCCAGTCGCTCAAAAAACTGGCCGCCCTGCCCGACGACGTCACCGTCCATCCCGGCCACAACGAAAGCACCACCATCGGTTACGAAAAGAAAACCAACTTCTTCATGCAACAGGCGGCGAGATAG